The Agelaius phoeniceus isolate bAgePho1 chromosome Z, bAgePho1.hap1, whole genome shotgun sequence genomic interval ATATGTAGTGGTAGGCAgtaggacaaggggcaatggctttAGGTTGAAGGAGGGTGATTTTAGATTCGATATTAGGAAGAAAGTCTTTCCTGTGAGCacagtgaggcactggaacaggctgctcagagaagctgtgggtggtACATCCCttgcagtgttcaaggccaggctggatggagctctgagcaacctagtcaagtggaaggtgtccgtgcccatggcaaggagggttggaactagatgatcacAGGATCATCTAATCAGTTacattggaaaagacctctgagatcattgagtccaacctttgaccaaacaccaccttgtcatCTAGACCATGGCATCAAGGTTTCCATCCAGTTATTTCTTGAAATCACCAGGGATGGTGATTTTACCACCTCCCTGAGCAGTCCGTTCCAATATTTAACAACTCCTTGcatgaaaaaattcttcctgatgtccaacctgaacctgaggctgtgtcctccctccctttctctagaagaggctgaccccccacctggctgtgccctcctttcaggcagtggcagagagcaataaggtcacccccaagcctccttttctccaggatgaacacccccagctccctcaggaacTCCTCATTGGACTTAcaaggtgccttccaactcaAGCCACTCCATCACCAACAATAGAGAAGACTGGCACACATAGCTGTATGGAAAGCAtaatggagaaaaatattttcttttacatgGGCAGTGCCAAGCTAGATGGGGAGGAAGCTGTCTTGTGCCAAGCCAAACCTACTCCAACTCCTTTGTGACACACAGactttttaaaagcagtgtgGTTTGTGTTTTCTGATTGGAGAAAAGAAACTGATATCTAGAGTAGATTAAATGGTTCAACACAGGGTAGTTATAAGAGGTCAAAAGATCACCATTTTGTAGGAATGTTCTGTCTCAATGCTCCATTTGCCATCCTATACACAGGATTTCCATTTGCCTTGGTGCCTGAGATAAAAGAACCCATGGAAAgcaaatattaatttaatttctctattgtgttataaaatataatatgaaGTTTCATTTGACAAGTAATTTACAGCCCTTTAAAGATATTAGAAAGACAAAACTGTGCATATGTTTAGCTTTAGTCTTCCTGTAATGAATACATATATAGCTAGACGATCTTTTAGGAGCAAATCTTCTTTGTGAATTGAAGACTAGATAACCTTTCCAAAGTAATGATCTGTTAGGTCTACTTGGAAACACAGCTGTGTCAACTCTTTCCCTCATTTAATTCTAGCTTAGAGTGGTTGGTCTGTGCTTCACCCACAGGCAGAGAAATAAACAGCAATCTGTACTGCAGCTTCGTATCACTCAGTTACTCCTTCCAGTCATTACTTTTAATGAATTGTTTGTTCCTGAATGAAGCAGTGCAGGTAGATGATTAGAGGAGATTGTGTCCTGAATCATGCAATGTCACTACTGTGCTTTGCTCAGTGCAATAATCAAGAAACTGTCTGACCGTGGACGAACAATTTGTTGTTACTAGACAAACACagataaaaaaaacaaacagaaaccaaCTCCTGGTGGACTAAGTCAAGGGTAACTGTTCGGTGAGAAAGTGTAGACAACATGTTAAGACAGACAAGAGAATAAGACACCTGGACCTACCCAATCTTCTTAAGAAACAGGGAAGAGACCATcttctattttttcctctgtgacACTCAGTGTGGTGTCCTCAGATCTTCACTAAGAAGGAAACCTGGACAAAAGTAATTtgcaagaggaaagaaagaactTTTGTGTCTGAGAGATATAATAAATATGATTAAGTTTGTCTGTTTAGATCACTGGAAGGATTAAACTCATATAATGATTACAGTTTTGGAAAAATACTTGTGTATAATTTATGGAAATTGTTGTAACATTAGAGAAAAATTTCCTGAAGTACATATGTTTTATACTGATTTCTGATGCACTTCTGTTTTCCAATGTAATAAATATTCCCAGTAAGTGAAAACATTTCATCTCATGTTACACTTCTTTCATCCCACTCTGGTTGATGTTACTCTTTGTTGTCATAGGTGATAGGGGATGCATTTTTCCTTACACTGGCAGTACATCCAGTCCCAGTTTGCTtaagcaacttttttttttttttaaagcctccCAAATACCTACATGCTGAACATAAAGGAAGCTCTAAAACAGTATCATCAATCTGCTTGGAGCGACTACCAGACTGGGAATGAAGCCACATAGCAGTAGGTGCAACAACAGAACAAAAATACTGTAGGAAGGAGGCCTAGAGCCATGAGATGTGTCACGAAGGGATGAATGATTGTGGGGAGGATGGCTTGCTGAGGGGGTTGGCAAGTCATCAGGAGGATTGTAGCTGACCCTTACTACTGCACTTGGCCAGGTGAAAAAGGGACTGGCACCAAGGTGTCCCTATTGTGTTATGTTCCACCCTTGCACAAGACCCAGGGTTTTGTAATTTCTCTCTGTACCCTTCATTAACATCTAAACTAGCTGCACCCTCCCCACATTCATGCTGGCAGTAACCGTATTTGGCTGCAGTCTCACATTCACTTCTCCCACATGTATAAACTGGTGCTTGAAATCCTTCATGGCAGAGGATGAGAACACGAGTGCCTTGCAGACAAGTCAATGGGCTtgctcctttctcctccccagagcagggacatctcTTGGCACACCCTAGCTGTGTCAGAGTACACCTGGGAATACTTGCACATAGCACTGTACATTTTTTTCATGTCTAGTAAATCTATCTCTGGAAATCCAACAAGAAGCTGTAACTTAAATAACTGAACTATTTGTGAATCTGGGTTTGAAAGTTCTTATTCAAGTCAACCAGACTGTGTTGAATCCTTGAACTGCACAATTTGTGACTCTGTGATCACAAATGAGACCAGACCAGATTTACAGTGTAACCCACACCATCAGTGTCTCTGGGATCTCATTGAATGTGACTGGACTAAGAGTGACAAATTGGTTCTAATCAGCTGCAACTAGCCCCTCTGTTCTCTGGGGACCACCTGGGAACCAAGGGGATTTATTTTAAGTCTTCTATACTTTTTATACAAAAATTAGCCAGGTTTCAGACTAAAAAACCAGTTTATCTGACCTCTTAATCCAGACAGTATGACTTACATCTTTTCTAATCACGTGTATATTCACAGGAGACGGGGGGACAACAGAATGGCAGTTTAAGATTAGCTTTCACCAAAAATCTAAAGATTAGTTttcaccaaaaatcaaaaatgGGCCATCTGTCCCAAAGTACTGTGACAGTCATAACTACCTCTGTTACATGGCATGGGAAAGCAAATGGCTGAATTGTACCTTTTGTCCTCCCTATTCATTCTCTTCCCATTTATTGTCAGAATTCAGACTTGTACTCAATTGGCATTGATATTAATTATTGCTCAGTTACTCATATGAGGGAAAAAGAGTATTTCATTCAAGTAACTAACTTCTTCCCATGTTAGTGTGTTTGTATTTGCAAGGCATTTATTGTGTCTAAGTAAGATCAAGGCTTCATTTAATTAGCAGTGTTTATGTATCAAAAACCCACATATTAACACACAttcttacacacacacacacacacacacacacacacagaggcacagatgcagacacagacacacagacacacacacagacactctAATGATATGTATCCATAAGAAATAAAAGCGaggagaaataaaacatttttcctgAAGGAACATAAGTACAGAAAGCTGAATGGAAGCTTGGAAGTATAAATCATACTATAGGAGACAAGATGGCAGTAATATTCAGCAGGTCCCTGACCAATCATTGAAAATTTACTTTATTTCAGCATATTCTTCTACTCCTAGAATATTAAGAAAGCAAGTGTTTCTGTAACTCCTTATTTTGGATTCTCATTATACATCCTATAGAATTTTAGtagtaaagagaaaaaataatctaacatatatataaatattctaatacccatctgaaaaaaaaaaccaaagtagCAAAACAGAACAAGAAAAAGACTATGAAGTCataaagcagaaaatgaaagtGTTGCAGAAGCATACACAGGGGGGAAAACCTTAAAAACCAACAAATGATGAAAGACAACTTCTCCTACAGAATAATTAAATGTCAAGATTTTGAAGAAATGGGAGTCTACAAATAACTTCAAAGCAACCAGCATAGCAGTCAGAATTTATTCACAGGAAAGGAGGAACATTAGAGCTTGTCCTTATCATGAATGCTTTTGGCTTGATCCAAATTGGCCTCATAATGTCAAGCATCACCATCATCTCCAGTCTTCAGTGCAACCACCTCCCtctgcagcaaagaaaagtGATCGAGAACAGCCTGCGACTCTTGGATAAAATGGGAAAAGAGTTTCCCCAACAATGTCTAAGAGAGAAAATGTCCTTCAGATTTCCTACGCAGGTTCTGCAGCGCAGGCAGAAAGAGACTGTTGGAGCTGCCATTGAAGAGATCCTCCAACATATCTTCTACATCTTTAGCAAAAATCTGACTCTAGCTGCTTGGAATCGAACAGTACTGGATCAGTTCCAAAACACACTTTATCTGCAAATTGAGCAATTGGAGGCATGTGTAATTGAAAAGCACACCCAACACTTTTGGAGTAAAGAAGTCAGCAGGCTGAAACTGAAAAAGTACTTCCAAAAAATAGACTGCTTTCTTAAAGATAAACAACACGACCTGTGCTCTTGGGAGATCAGCCGCGCAGAAATGAGAAGATGTCTCCAACTGATTGATAAGGTGACAAGGAAGCTTAAAAACTAAGGTACAAAGATTTTAATCTCACATAatttataatattaataatcAAATATTATAAATAACATTTATTATTTGTTCTATGATCTATCTTGTGGCAGTGCTCTAGTTaatatttattgtatttaaataatgcttctgaaatttaattttgcaaATGTAATGCATTGTtcaatgtaatttaatttttttcattagtaAGTAAGCTGTCTACTCTAGCTATAAATTAGTCCATAAGAATTTTCAGTGAGGGTTACTCCCTAGGAATATATTGCAGCCTTTGACAGAAAGTGACATCTTATGGTGTTTTCTGCTGAGAAAACATGCAGCTACCTTTCATCTCTATTTCACCTACAAGTAGAGAATCACATATTTGTGAATAAAATACACATCCCACACCTTACAGGAATTGCTAGATTTGTACTGATGCAGACTGCAATCGAAGATAAAGTAGTACACTGCTTATTTAAGTGATCCCGACTTAGGTTGAgaatatgcatttttctttgCGAGTTGGTATCCTCTTTTCCAAGCAAGTAACTTTTTTACATTTGAGTAATTCTAACATTTGCTTTGTTCAAAGATGTAAAGTAATTCTAGAAAGATTTGTCTACATAGTACATTTTTTGCAGTAGTTATGGCTTTTGAAGTAACTTCCCAATTGGACAATGTTACTTTAAATTGAAATATATTGCCTCTACCTGTTTGGGGGCAAGGGTTTCATTCCTTCCTGCAGTGTTTCCAATTcacttcaatttttttcataagATTATTTGAAGTAACTTTTCTATGTAAAAATACCCTAAGGCCAGATCTGTCTGTGGCACATTCTACTTGCTCATGGGTATATTCATCCTGGCTACTGCAACCTCAAACATCACGGCCCAGTGCTGTGCTTTATTGCTGCATGAAATATGCCTCTTTGCTCTCAAATGGAACCATACAGATATATAGCCCTCCAATTAATTTCCCTTCCAAACCACACAGCCTTCAGTAATAATTACAATATAATCAAATTCCTTAAAACAGCTTGCAATAAAACTGGGCCTGGATTTTGCCCTTGGGAAACTGTCCCTGGATAACTCCATTTCAAACAGTGTGCTTTCCCTAATCATTTGCTGTGAGGGGAATAGAGATATATCAAGTCTCTTTTACCCAAAGAATAGAGTTAAAAATTTGGTAGAACCccaaaaacttttaaaaaaacccaaacaaacatcTATCTGTGGCCACCCTATTGTACATTTGGCACAGGCTTCTGGATCTGGCATTATGAAGCTGAGGAGAGAGCATATCTGTGGACCCCAGAAGAGGGTGGTGTTAGTCCTGGAAGGCTGAAATTTCCAGAGCTGTTCTTTAAAGAACAACTTCAGAGCTTTTTCTGATCTCCAACCATTCCAAAAAGTATTGAAAGGGAAGATAATAAAAAGTGTATCCAGGCAAAAAACCTGACTGGAGAGAACAGCAGTGATGGTGCATGGTGTCTCAGGTGTCATATCAATGACACAGGTCTCTTTTGCAGGGTGTCCATACTCTCCTCTCTACCACTCATGGATGCAAGGTAAAGAAGAGATGGCAGACATGGATCTCATGGATAAAGCTGAAATACCAGAAATAAAAGAAGCTAGCAACTTCCCCATGatcaagaacaacaaaaaagaccaaaaaaaacaGAGCAAATTATCAGAGTAATTTTTCCACTTCGTAACACCCTGCCGCAAATATtacaaaaatatgtatttctttGCTTCATAACTAACAGCACTTGAAACAGACCCACCCTGGGACTGTTTCAAATCTCATTTCTGTTGCTTGTTTGTTCTTTGTACTTCTTCAAACCTGTACAATAAAATTACATTCAGCTTACTTACCCTTCTAGTTCTGATGTCCTTGGGTGACTATTGCAATGCAGAAAACTGTTATTGAAATGGTCTTACTTTTACAGAAATTTGGAAAATagcatgaaatatttttcagctgctctctTGCCAGGGATTCCAGTTTTTATTGCCTAACTTGTTGCAATGGGAATATGTTCATTTATGGCCCACTAATTGTTCAGAAACTTTTGTATCattaagttttctttttaattcataGCTGTCCTCAAAACTCTCCTAATcaaataaaaatctgttttgatGGATTTCAATCAACACAGTACTTTGCAGTGTGGGCATAAATCAGAATGGACACTAGAGGGCAAAGTGAAATTAGAGACAAATTAAGAATTTTAGGTGAATGAACATGTGTTTTGGCAAGACGGTATTTCAGGTCTTTACGAGCATGCCTATCTATAGTGCTATTGGTCCACAGAAgggaactgaaagaaaaattaactaTTCTTATAGAAACCAAGATTAGAGGTGATGGACAGGAGCTCATAAAGAAACACTTGATTTCAATTACTTTTTGGCCAGCTGTGAGGCAACAGAAATCATTTGTATTAACACAATATCTAGAAGACATTTAAATATGGGAACCCTGGAATAGTCATAgtcatggaaaaaataaaaagaaaaaagaaaattgcaagCCAATATgcctttttttaattcttactttCAAGAAAGGTAAGGATTCTTAAGTGTAAGGTAAGAAAGATGGAGATTCAGAAGATCATTTCTCCTCATCTTGCCCTTGTAACATTTTGGAGTAATACATATTTCATTGCCATTGTGTTACCAGGGGAGCTGTGCATTATGCCCCCAGCTAGCTGAAACCCTCAGGTATTTCTTCCAGTTAGCATTTTTCTAGAAGTTAGATGAGGCAAATACATTACATTGTTTTCAAATGGAAATTAATAAAACAGTAAATGTGAAGTCTCaaatccccatggaaaatttaGCATCGATGAAACAAAATCCTTCCAAGAAGGGACTGATCCTAAGCCAAGAAGCTTCATAAATTTTTCCACAAGGCtcacacagcagtgctgtgcagcacaggtCCCAGTCACAGACTGGCTGTTCTCATGGCTAGTCTCACAGCACCTTGTTTATCTGTGTTGTGCAGGACTTAGCTGTGTTGCACTTTTTGGGACACTAAAAATGGCAAGTTTTCATCTATGCAGAGTTAGCTTTCTGTACAGATTTATGGGGCTGGGGTCAAAAGCCTTGTCTTCCCCATGAAATTTAAGAAGAGCTACAGCAGAACTGAAGAATGCTTATTCCAGactttattttggaaaaaattgCTCACAAAGCTCAGTTAACTATCAACTACAGCTGTTCAGAGCACTTTGACCATCAGTTTGGCTTGTTCCATCAGCTCTGACTTAACTTTTGAAttgtggaaataaaaaaagcaaacccaaaccagaaGAAAATCCCAAAACGGGACAGAAGCCTGTGGAAATTACTCTCCAAACCATCACCCAGGATTAGCCCTTGATACTTGTCCTTCAGATCAGCCCTGGGGAAGTTACAGGGGGGGCTGTGGTGGAGCAGGCAGACCCACAccaaggctggggctgtgggcaggaaaAGGGATCAGGAACGGCTCATGGGAAGACAATGCCCACAGACTGCTACATCCTGCCAGTCCTCACCCCTTCCAGTCCAGTCTGCCCCTTGTTAGGGCTAGCCCTAATCTGTTTTCCCCCTCCCAGTTGTGGAGGAACACTGGGTTCTTCCAGGGAGCAATCAGAGAGAAGACGAAGAAATGAGGGTGACAAAGACACAGAGTAAATCCTGAAAGAAAGTGTCAGTTCTCAGTTGTTACTGACAGAATGAATTTACTTTGCTTCAGAAACTtaatgcaaaggaaaacaatataCATAACAGAACAAAGCAAATAAGATTGCAACTGATAATTTCTAAGAAGGTGATtggtttttaatatttaaatatcttcTAATCCTCATATAGGCAGATATGAGTCATTTGTACCAAAATTTTCCACACTTCTGACGTCATGATATACTCAGGAAGGTGCAAAGGCTTTTTCAATGCTGAGAGTTCCCAGAGGAGCAATCATGTGTCAGGGAATGTGAAGACAGTATTTCTTCTCAACCTTCACCCTTCCTAGTaccacagcccagcctgcaaACTACAGGGgaactgcagtgctgctgtggggccacccctctgcagccacagacTGCCAACCCCACAATGCTTCCAAACACCATTCAGCCTCTTCATTAGTTGTGTCctgaattaattatttttctctctgtatgACTTCAAAATTGAAGATCCCATCTCATGTGAACTGGTAGCTCTCTGGTTTCATTTCAGTGGAGGTGAAGAATAAGCAATGGCAAGTGATGAGCAGATGAGCACAGGGAAATTCATGTCCTGCCTCAGTTCTCTACACAAGAGGCTCCAAGGTTAGTGCATTTTCTAGGAACAACCTTGCTGAGCCCAAGTGCTCACAGTAAGAATCCTAAAACCACGTTACCTTCATCAATGAGGAATTCAGTGTTCTAAGAGAATAATATCATCTGGTTTTGAACATGTAAAAGTAAACATAATTA includes:
- the LOC129133129 gene encoding interferon omega-1-like — its product is MNAFGLIQIGLIMSSITIISSLQCNHLPLQQRKVIENSLRLLDKMGKEFPQQCLREKMSFRFPTQVLQRRQKETVGAAIEEILQHIFYIFSKNLTLAAWNRTVLDQFQNTLYLQIEQLEACVIEKHTQHFWSKEVSRLKLKKYFQKIDCFLKDKQHDLCSWEISRAEMRRCLQLIDKVTRKLKN